The following proteins are co-located in the Bathymodiolus thermophilus thioautotrophic gill symbiont genome:
- a CDS encoding NADH-quinone oxidoreductase subunit D, with product MAEIRNYTLNFGPQHPAAHGVLRLILEIDGEVIERADPHIGLLHRGTEKLAESKPYNQSIGYMDRLDYVSMMCNEHAYVRAIETMLALEVPQRAQYIRVMFDEITRILNHLMWLGTHGLDVGAMSIFLYAFREREKLIDCYEAVSGSRMHATYYRPGGVYRDLPDKMPKYLKNNFRKSKELEVMNKNRQGSLLDFIDDFVKEFPKSIKQYDDLLTDNRIWKQRLVNIGIVSANRAKQLGFTGPMLRGSGVAWDLRKNQPYAVYDQLEFDIPVGVTGDSYDRYLVRMEEMRQSNHIIKQCVDWLKNNPGSVMSDDHKVAPPNREDMKDDMESLIHHFKLFTEGYCLPEGEVYSAIEHPKGEFGIYLISDGANKPYRVKIRAPGFAHLAAMDEMTKGHMLSDVVTIIGTQDIVFGEIDR from the coding sequence ATGGCAGAAATTCGCAACTATACGCTTAACTTTGGCCCACAACATCCAGCGGCACACGGTGTGCTCCGTCTAATTTTAGAGATTGATGGCGAAGTGATTGAACGCGCTGACCCGCATATTGGCTTGTTACATCGTGGCACAGAAAAACTTGCAGAATCCAAGCCTTATAATCAGTCTATTGGTTATATGGACAGATTGGATTATGTGTCCATGATGTGTAATGAGCATGCTTATGTGCGGGCAATTGAGACTATGTTAGCACTGGAAGTGCCACAACGAGCGCAATATATTCGGGTAATGTTTGATGAAATTACTCGCATTCTTAATCATTTAATGTGGCTGGGTACGCATGGGCTTGATGTTGGGGCAATGAGTATTTTCTTATATGCATTTCGCGAGCGGGAAAAATTGATTGATTGTTATGAGGCGGTATCGGGCTCCCGAATGCATGCGACTTATTATCGTCCGGGTGGCGTGTATCGTGATTTGCCCGATAAAATGCCAAAATATCTTAAAAATAATTTCCGCAAATCCAAGGAATTGGAAGTGATGAATAAGAATCGTCAAGGTTCGTTATTGGATTTTATTGATGATTTTGTTAAAGAATTTCCGAAAAGTATTAAACAATATGATGATTTGTTAACAGACAATCGTATTTGGAAGCAACGCTTGGTAAATATTGGCATTGTTTCCGCTAATCGTGCCAAGCAATTGGGTTTTACTGGGCCTATGTTGCGGGGGTCTGGCGTGGCGTGGGATTTGAGAAAAAATCAACCGTATGCAGTTTACGACCAATTAGAATTTGATATTCCAGTGGGCGTTACAGGTGATAGTTATGATCGCTATTTGGTGCGTATGGAAGAGATGCGTCAATCTAATCACATTATTAAACAGTGTGTTGATTGGCTAAAAAATAATCCAGGTTCGGTTATGAGTGACGACCACAAAGTAGCACCACCAAATCGTGAGGATATGAAAGACGATATGGAGTCGCTCATCCATCACTTTAAACTCTTTACCGAAGGCTACTGTCTGCCAGAGGGTGAAGTTTATTCAGCCATTGAGCACCCCAAAGGGGAGTTTGGCATTTATTTGATTTCTGATGGTGCAAACAAACCTTATCGTGTGAAAATTCGCGCCCCCGGTTTTGCCCATTTGGCAGCCATGGATGAGATGACAAAAGGACATATGCTTTCAGATGTTGTTACCATTATTGGCACGCAAGATATAGTTTTTGGAGAGATTGACCGATGA
- the nuoE gene encoding NADH-quinone oxidoreductase subunit NuoE, with protein MISKQAKEHIDIWVAKYPAGCQSSAVMEALKIVQAENENRLSADVIQAVADYLEMPGIAAQEVATFYENYNHKSVGKHTIRFCHNISCMLNGADDLIAYLEEKLGVKTGQVTENGLVNVKKVECLGACVGAPMFQIGDQYYENLTQQKIDEIVDNLK; from the coding sequence ATGATTTCTAAGCAAGCAAAAGAACACATCGATATTTGGGTGGCAAAATATCCAGCAGGATGCCAAAGTTCTGCGGTAATGGAAGCATTAAAGATTGTGCAGGCAGAAAATGAAAATCGTTTGAGTGCAGATGTCATTCAAGCGGTAGCCGATTACCTGGAGATGCCAGGTATTGCCGCTCAAGAGGTGGCAACATTTTATGAAAATTACAATCATAAGTCTGTAGGAAAGCACACCATTCGTTTTTGTCATAATATTTCTTGTATGTTGAATGGTGCGGATGATTTGATTGCTTATTTAGAGGAAAAATTAGGCGTTAAAACGGGGCAAGTGACGGAAAATGGTTTGGTTAATGTTAAAAAAGTTGAGTGTTTAGGGGCTTGCGTGGGTGCGCCGATGTTTCAAATTGGTGACCAATATTATGAAAATTTAACCCAACAAAAAATTGATGAAATTGTGGATAATTTAAAATGA